A part of Saccharomonospora amisosensis genomic DNA contains:
- a CDS encoding dTMP kinase codes for MGRLVVIEGLDGAGKRTLTEALTKALHDRGRSVSTMAFPRYGESVHADLVREALHGEHGDLGGSVYGMALLYALDRREAAPDIRAAMGTHDVVLLDRYVASNAAYQAARLHQDTDGKVVSWVRALEIDRFGLPVPDAQVLLRVAPTLARVRARHRAAADTARPQDAFESDDALQARCARLYDRLAEEGWLAPWHIVDGTARVDADALAADLLASP; via the coding sequence ATGGGCCGGTTGGTTGTCATCGAGGGACTCGACGGGGCGGGCAAGCGAACTCTCACCGAAGCGTTGACCAAGGCGCTGCACGACCGGGGCCGCAGTGTGTCCACCATGGCGTTTCCCAGGTACGGCGAAAGTGTGCACGCCGACCTGGTACGGGAGGCGTTGCACGGCGAGCACGGGGACCTGGGCGGCTCGGTCTACGGCATGGCGCTGCTGTACGCGCTCGACCGCAGGGAGGCCGCACCGGACATCCGGGCCGCGATGGGCACCCACGACGTGGTGCTGCTCGACCGCTACGTCGCCTCCAACGCCGCCTACCAGGCGGCCAGGCTGCACCAGGACACCGACGGCAAGGTGGTCTCCTGGGTGCGCGCGCTGGAGATCGACCGCTTCGGGCTGCCGGTGCCCGATGCGCAGGTGCTGCTCAGGGTGGCGCCCACCCTCGCGCGCGTGCGGGCGCGGCACCGCGCGGCCGCCGACACCGCGCGGCCGCAGGACGCCTTCGAGTCCGACGACGCGTTGCAGGCCCGCTGTGCCCGGCTGTACGACCGGCTGGCGGAAGAGGGCTGGCTCGCGCCGTGGCACATCGTCGACGGAACCGCGCGGGTCGACGCGGACGCGCTGGCGGCCGACCTGCTCGCGTCGCCGTAA
- a CDS encoding IclR family transcriptional regulator, translating to MRNSDAAKAAKSAASPVQSVDRAITVLELLAQAGEAGITEIAAELGVHKSTASRLVSALELRGLVEQLGDRGKYAIGFGIVRLAGAATGRMDLAKLGNQTCQSLAERLGETVNIAVADGGVAINISQAFGSAAVTAQNWTGRRTPLHATSSGKVLLAYMDEEARSELLGTGLERYTPRTTTTTQVLNTELRHIVERGYAACFEEFELGMHAVAVPIYGGDGEVIAAMSASGPAYRLSRERIQQLVRPMSEAAAELSGQLGHFPR from the coding sequence GTGCGGAACTCCGATGCAGCGAAGGCAGCCAAGAGCGCCGCAAGCCCGGTCCAGTCCGTCGACCGCGCCATCACGGTGCTCGAACTGCTCGCCCAGGCCGGAGAGGCGGGTATCACCGAGATCGCCGCCGAACTCGGCGTCCACAAGTCCACCGCGTCGAGGCTGGTGAGCGCTCTGGAGTTGAGAGGGCTGGTCGAGCAGCTCGGCGACAGGGGAAAGTACGCGATCGGCTTCGGGATCGTGCGGCTCGCCGGCGCGGCGACCGGGCGAATGGACCTGGCCAAGCTCGGCAACCAGACGTGCCAGTCACTGGCGGAGCGCCTCGGCGAGACGGTCAACATCGCGGTCGCCGACGGTGGGGTCGCCATCAACATCAGCCAGGCCTTCGGCTCGGCCGCGGTCACGGCACAGAACTGGACGGGCAGACGCACGCCGCTGCACGCGACCTCCAGCGGCAAGGTGTTACTGGCCTACATGGACGAGGAGGCAAGGAGCGAACTGCTCGGAACGGGTCTGGAGCGGTACACCCCGCGCACCACGACGACGACGCAGGTGCTCAACACCGAGTTGCGGCACATCGTCGAGCGCGGGTACGCGGCCTGTTTCGAGGAGTTCGAACTCGGCATGCACGCGGTAGCCGTTCCCATCTACGGCGGTGACGGCGAGGTGATAGCCGCCATGAGCGCGTCGGGGCCCGCGTACCGGCTGTCGAGGGAGCGCATCCAGCAACTGGTGCGGCCGATGTCGGAGGCGGCCGCCGAGCTGTCCGGTCAGCTCGGGCACTTCCCGAGGTAG
- the mtrA gene encoding MtrAB system response regulator MtrA, whose amino-acid sequence MKARVLVVDDDPALAEMLTIVLRGEGFDTAVVADGSRALPALRELKPDLVLLDLMLPGMNGIDVCKAIRAESGVPIVMLTAKSDTVDIVLGLESGADDYVVKPFKPKELVARVRARMRRTESEPAETLTIGDLTIDVPGHEVTRDGKPIPLTPLEFDLLVALARKPRQVFTREVLLEQVWGYRHAADTRLVNVHVQRLRSKVERDPEHPEVVLTVRGVGYKAGPP is encoded by the coding sequence ATGAAGGCACGTGTGCTGGTCGTCGACGACGACCCCGCTCTGGCTGAGATGCTCACCATCGTGCTCCGTGGCGAGGGGTTCGACACAGCCGTGGTCGCCGACGGTTCCCGGGCGCTGCCTGCACTACGTGAGCTGAAACCCGACCTTGTGCTGCTCGACCTCATGCTGCCCGGCATGAACGGTATCGACGTGTGCAAGGCGATCCGCGCCGAGTCCGGTGTGCCGATCGTCATGCTCACGGCCAAGAGCGACACTGTTGACATCGTGCTCGGACTGGAATCCGGCGCCGACGACTACGTGGTCAAACCGTTCAAGCCCAAGGAACTCGTCGCCCGCGTGCGCGCGAGGATGCGGCGCACGGAATCCGAGCCCGCCGAAACGCTTACCATCGGTGACCTGACCATCGATGTCCCTGGACACGAGGTGACCAGGGACGGCAAACCGATCCCGCTGACCCCGCTCGAGTTCGACCTGCTCGTCGCGCTGGCCCGCAAACCGCGCCAGGTGTTCACCCGCGAGGTGCTGCTGGAGCAGGTGTGGGGTTACCGGCACGCGGCGGACACGCGGCTGGTGAACGTGCACGTGCAGCGACTGCGCTCGAAGGTCGAGCGGGACCCCGAGCACCCCGAGGTGGTACTGACCGTCCGTGGAGTGGGGTACAAGGCGGGGCCACCGTGA
- the mtrB gene encoding MtrAB system histidine kinase MtrB: MRHRLARLGRSAVELAGRVAGYGRSRAHAVGELWKRSLQFRVTVSTLALSSAVVFVLGMVLQNQITDRLLDNKERAAMAQLRVVVYTAESELVGDAGQDDALRNRLGNALKKITSSSVATQDAQNSAAGAFEPVLAAGDPEVSSENAIHAGPYEKVPAGMRNFVENNQRTTQIHTVSGVTYFMVGEPVTTATRPIQLYLLFPLTTEQNTVTTVQNTLLVGGLVLLLLLAAITNIVTRQVVRPVRRAAEAAETFAGGDLDRRLDVVGEDDLAKLATSYNEMAASIQDQIRQLEEFGQLQRRFTSDVSHELRTPLTTVRMAADVLHASREQFPAGLARSTELLVDELDRFETLLRDLLEISKLDAGVEELSAEHIDVRPIAERAVEQVSVIAGTAGSAIEFDAPQEPVNGEVDARRVERILRNLLANAIDHSEGRPVRLLLAADEHAVAFAVRDYGVGLRPGEAELVFNRFWRADPSRNRRTGGTGLGLAISQEDARLHGGWLEAWGEPGIGSCFRLTLPRRVGEPVEQSPIGLPPDPPSVSPHDGTRESPETTSPFGHDGGVSEGAQPATPVGAPEREEVR, from the coding sequence ATGAGACATCGGCTGGCCCGGCTCGGCCGGTCGGCGGTGGAGTTGGCCGGCCGTGTCGCGGGCTACGGTCGAAGCAGGGCACACGCGGTTGGGGAACTGTGGAAGCGATCGCTGCAGTTCCGGGTCACCGTGTCCACGCTGGCGTTGTCGTCCGCGGTGGTGTTCGTGCTCGGCATGGTCTTGCAGAACCAGATCACCGACCGGCTGCTGGACAACAAGGAACGCGCGGCGATGGCGCAGCTTCGCGTTGTCGTGTACACGGCGGAGAGCGAACTCGTCGGTGACGCGGGCCAGGACGACGCGTTGCGCAACCGGCTGGGCAACGCGCTGAAGAAGATCACCAGCAGTTCGGTGGCGACGCAGGACGCCCAGAATTCCGCCGCGGGGGCATTCGAGCCGGTGCTCGCTGCGGGCGATCCGGAGGTGTCCTCGGAGAACGCCATCCACGCGGGCCCCTACGAGAAGGTGCCCGCGGGGATGCGCAACTTCGTCGAGAACAACCAGCGCACCACCCAGATCCACACCGTCTCCGGCGTCACGTATTTCATGGTCGGCGAGCCGGTCACCACCGCGACCAGGCCGATCCAGCTCTACCTGCTGTTCCCGCTGACGACCGAGCAGAACACCGTGACCACCGTGCAGAACACACTGCTGGTGGGTGGCCTTGTGCTGTTGTTGTTGCTCGCTGCAATCACCAACATCGTCACCCGACAGGTGGTGCGGCCGGTGCGCAGGGCGGCCGAGGCGGCGGAGACCTTCGCTGGCGGTGACCTCGATCGACGACTCGACGTCGTCGGCGAGGACGACCTGGCCAAGCTGGCGACCTCCTACAACGAGATGGCGGCGAGCATTCAGGACCAGATCCGCCAGCTGGAGGAGTTCGGCCAGCTCCAGCGCCGGTTCACCTCCGACGTCTCCCACGAGTTGCGCACGCCGCTGACCACCGTGCGCATGGCCGCCGACGTGCTGCACGCCTCCAGGGAACAGTTCCCCGCAGGCCTGGCCAGGTCCACCGAGTTGCTGGTCGACGAACTCGACCGGTTCGAGACGCTGCTTCGGGACCTGCTGGAGATCAGCAAGCTCGACGCGGGCGTGGAAGAGCTCTCCGCCGAGCACATCGACGTGCGCCCCATCGCCGAACGGGCCGTTGAACAGGTCAGCGTCATCGCGGGCACGGCAGGCAGCGCCATCGAGTTCGATGCGCCACAGGAGCCGGTGAACGGCGAGGTCGACGCGCGCCGCGTGGAGCGCATTCTGCGCAACCTGCTGGCCAACGCCATCGACCACAGCGAGGGCAGGCCGGTACGCCTGCTGCTGGCCGCGGACGAGCACGCGGTGGCCTTCGCCGTCCGCGACTACGGGGTCGGCCTGCGGCCAGGGGAGGCCGAGCTGGTGTTCAACCGGTTCTGGCGAGCCGACCCGTCCCGAAACCGGCGCACCGGCGGCACCGGCCTCGGACTCGCGATCAGCCAGGAGGACGCCAGGTTGCACGGCGGTTGGCTGGAGGCGTGGGGCGAGCCAGGCATCGGCTCGTGCTTCCGGCTCACGCTGCCGCGCCGCGTTGGTGAACCGGTCGAGCAGAGCCCGATCGGGCTGCCGCCCGACCCGCCGTCCGTTTCGCCGCATGACGGCACGCGGGAGTCTCCCGAGACCACCTCGCCCTTCGGCCACGACGGGGGCGTCTCCGAAGGGGCCCAGCCGGCCACGCCGGTGGGGGCGCCCGAGCGCGAGGAGGTTCGATGA
- a CDS encoding LpqB family beta-propeller domain-containing protein codes for MIRRRYRALLATFAAALTVAGCAAVPTETQPKAVPQERVAPQTQEIPEPASGLDPLSVVREFVRASVQPTNDHAASRAYLSPAGRKQWRPDQTVTVIQDEFGTVYAPDKDQPQNETERVVTLRGAQVGRLGQDSSFIPSDEPVSEPVRVKLQRDGQWRIVDPPDSIMITETDFGEAYFRVPVYFFGPDSTALVPDLRYVVARPQSGLPARVVDLLLAGPSNALTGAVRNPLDSASLESNVTGTNDGALVVPLSGVAEQSQQDKKLMAAQMVRSLQHVTTSRIRLLSDGTALVSGQSEWRPSDLPAYEAVSSPNSELPGLMTVGGLVRSLGSGAPIDGPVGAGAVDVRSAAQSINGQQLAIVENTRGGVRLRVGDYGTEGQVVDYPAKNMTRPTWLPPTSNGGKSGELWTVVDGEQVVRVQQAPNGQWIPQRVNASELAAVGAITGLRLSRDGTRVAMIVGGQLVVASVVRAPDGTSVSLRAPRILKGDQLDSVVDVDWINQDTLIVASSSERIPVARVPVDGLGLDQFNSSNLTPPMRAITAAPGRPIVVADASGLWTANDVGAVWRPHPQTLPAAEPFYPG; via the coding sequence ATGATCCGCCGCCGCTACCGTGCCCTGCTCGCCACATTCGCGGCCGCGCTGACCGTGGCGGGCTGCGCGGCGGTACCCACCGAGACCCAGCCGAAGGCGGTGCCACAGGAGCGGGTCGCACCGCAGACCCAGGAGATTCCCGAACCCGCGTCCGGCCTCGATCCGCTTTCGGTCGTGCGCGAGTTCGTGCGCGCCAGCGTGCAGCCGACCAACGACCACGCGGCCTCGCGCGCCTACCTCAGCCCGGCTGGTCGCAAGCAGTGGCGACCTGATCAGACCGTGACCGTCATCCAGGACGAGTTCGGCACGGTGTACGCGCCGGACAAGGATCAACCCCAGAACGAGACCGAGCGTGTCGTGACGCTTCGGGGCGCGCAGGTGGGCAGGCTCGGCCAGGACAGCTCCTTCATCCCTTCCGACGAACCGGTGTCCGAACCGGTGCGGGTGAAGCTGCAACGAGACGGCCAGTGGCGCATCGTCGATCCGCCGGACAGCATCATGATCACCGAAACCGACTTCGGTGAGGCCTACTTCCGCGTGCCGGTCTACTTCTTCGGACCGGATTCCACCGCGCTCGTGCCCGACCTGCGCTACGTCGTCGCGCGGCCACAGTCCGGCCTGCCCGCGCGGGTGGTGGACCTGTTGCTCGCCGGGCCTTCGAACGCGTTGACCGGTGCGGTGCGCAACCCGCTGGACTCCGCTTCGCTGGAAAGCAACGTGACCGGGACCAACGACGGGGCGCTCGTGGTGCCACTTTCCGGCGTCGCGGAGCAGAGCCAGCAGGACAAGAAACTGATGGCGGCTCAGATGGTGCGCTCGCTGCAACACGTGACCACCAGCAGGATCAGGCTGCTTTCCGACGGCACGGCACTGGTGTCGGGGCAGAGTGAGTGGCGACCCAGCGACCTGCCCGCCTACGAGGCGGTCTCGTCCCCGAACTCGGAACTGCCCGGGCTGATGACCGTAGGTGGACTCGTACGTTCGCTCGGCTCAGGTGCCCCCATCGACGGGCCGGTTGGCGCGGGGGCGGTCGATGTCCGCAGCGCTGCGCAGTCCATCAACGGCCAGCAACTGGCGATCGTGGAGAACACCCGTGGCGGGGTGCGGCTGCGGGTGGGCGACTACGGCACCGAAGGTCAGGTTGTGGACTACCCCGCGAAGAACATGACACGCCCTACCTGGTTGCCGCCGACCAGTAACGGTGGCAAGTCCGGGGAGCTGTGGACCGTTGTCGACGGCGAGCAGGTGGTGCGGGTGCAGCAGGCACCGAACGGGCAATGGATTCCACAACGGGTGAACGCCTCCGAACTCGCCGCCGTCGGGGCGATCACCGGGCTGCGCCTTTCCAGGGACGGGACCAGGGTGGCGATGATCGTGGGCGGTCAGCTGGTCGTGGCCTCGGTGGTACGCGCACCCGACGGAACCTCGGTGTCGCTGCGCGCTCCTCGGATTCTGAAGGGCGACCAGCTGGACAGCGTCGTGGACGTCGACTGGATCAACCAGGACACCCTGATCGTGGCCAGTTCCTCCGAGCGGATTCCCGTTGCCAGGGTGCCCGTGGACGGCCTGGGGCTGGACCAGTTCAACAGCTCCAACCTCACGCCGCCGATGCGGGCGATCACCGCGGCGCCGGGGAGGCCGATCGTGGTGGCCGACGCCAGCGGGTTGTGGACGGCCAACGACGTCGGCGCGGTCTGGCGTCCGCATCCACAGACACTGCCCGCCGCGGAACCGTTCTACCCGGGCTGA
- a CDS encoding ComF family protein, translating into MSATTRSVTGACVKTVLELLLPQRCAGCGSPDGPCCPACARSLDGQRLFRHGSGAHALARYDGEARRLVLAYKERGTRSLAPVLGSALADAVPRLPHGRPGQDGVWWLVPAPSRRSASRARGGQHMLRVARHCAKALAARGAASAVAPALELAPGTRDAVGLNRAQRAANLAGRVRSRRAGLPPPGTPVVLLDDVVTTGATVAACARVLSAVGIEVTAALTLTGV; encoded by the coding sequence GTGAGCGCGACAACCCGATCGGTAACCGGCGCCTGCGTCAAAACAGTGCTCGAGCTGCTGCTGCCGCAGCGGTGTGCGGGCTGCGGCTCGCCCGACGGCCCGTGCTGCCCGGCATGTGCCCGCTCGCTCGACGGCCAGCGACTGTTCAGGCACGGCAGCGGGGCACACGCTCTCGCGCGCTACGACGGCGAGGCAAGGCGACTGGTACTCGCCTACAAGGAGCGCGGCACGCGCAGCCTCGCTCCCGTGCTCGGGAGTGCGCTCGCCGACGCGGTGCCCCGGCTGCCCCACGGCCGCCCCGGCCAGGACGGTGTGTGGTGGCTGGTTCCCGCGCCGTCGCGCCGCTCGGCTTCGCGGGCACGGGGCGGCCAGCACATGCTGCGGGTGGCCAGGCACTGCGCGAAAGCACTCGCGGCACGCGGTGCGGCTTCGGCGGTCGCGCCCGCGCTGGAACTCGCGCCGGGCACGCGCGACGCGGTCGGACTGAACAGGGCCCAGCGCGCCGCGAACCTGGCTGGCCGGGTGCGCTCGCGGCGCGCGGGACTGCCTCCGCCCGGCACGCCGGTCGTCCTGCTCGACGACGTGGTGACCACGGGCGCGACCGTGGCGGCCTGCGCGCGGGTTCTCAGCGCGGTGGGCATCGAGGTGACCGCCGCCCTCACCCTCACCGGAGTTTGA
- the hpf gene encoding ribosome hibernation-promoting factor, HPF/YfiA family: MDIVIKGRNVEVPDHYRVHVSEKLARLERYDKKVIRYDVELFHEPNRRQAKSCQRVEITGKGKGPAVRAEACAGDFYAALDSAINKLENRMRRMHDRRKIHYGRRAPESVAEATSTVEGLSSGSAPGGRAPASATAVLEAPAEPIATEQATTADPFELPEQRWDDGVTAYEPGRIVREKEHSAEPMTIDQALYQMELVGHDFYLFNDSRTGKPSVVYRRKGFDYGVIRLA; encoded by the coding sequence ATGGACATCGTCATCAAGGGTCGCAACGTGGAGGTGCCCGATCACTATCGGGTGCACGTCAGCGAGAAGCTGGCGCGGCTCGAGCGCTACGACAAGAAGGTCATCCGCTACGACGTGGAGCTGTTCCACGAGCCCAACCGAAGGCAGGCCAAGAGCTGCCAGCGCGTCGAGATCACGGGCAAGGGCAAGGGCCCTGCCGTTCGCGCCGAAGCCTGCGCGGGCGACTTCTACGCGGCACTCGACTCCGCGATCAACAAGCTGGAGAACCGGATGCGCCGGATGCACGACCGGCGCAAGATCCACTACGGCCGTCGCGCTCCCGAGTCGGTGGCCGAGGCGACCTCGACGGTGGAGGGCCTTTCGTCCGGCTCGGCACCGGGTGGAAGGGCGCCCGCGTCCGCCACAGCCGTGCTCGAGGCACCGGCGGAGCCGATCGCCACCGAACAGGCGACAACAGCCGACCCCTTCGAACTCCCGGAGCAGCGCTGGGACGACGGTGTGACCGCATACGAACCCGGTCGCATCGTCCGCGAGAAGGAACATTCGGCAGAGCCGATGACGATCGACCAGGCTCTCTACCAGATGGAGCTGGTCGGACACGACTTCTACCTCTTCAACGACTCCCGGACCGGCAAGCCGAGCGTCGTTTACCGCAGGAAGGGCTTCGACTACGGCGTGATCCGCCTGGCGTGA
- the secA gene encoding preprotein translocase subunit SecA — protein sequence MLLNRLLRAGEGKMVKRLRRIADHINTLEDDVKDLSDAELQAKTDEFRKRHSEGESLDDLLPEAFAVAREAAKRVLGQRPFDVQLMGAAALHLGQVAEMKTGEGKTLTSVLAVYLNAISGKGVHVVTTNDYLAKRDSEWMGRIHRFLGLEVGAILSELPPSARREAYHADVTYGTNNEFGFDYLRDNMAWSLDDCVQRGHNFAIVDEVDSILIDEARTPLIISGPADQSSRWYTEFARMAPLMKKDVHYEVDERKRAVGVTEQGVEFVEDQLGIDNLYEAANTPLVGFLNNALKAKELYHRDKEYIVRNGEVLIVDEFTGRILAGRRFNEGMHQAIEAKEGVEIKAENQTLATITLQNYFRLYDKLAGMTGTAETEAAEFHQTYKLGVVPIPTNKPMVRADQADLIYKTEQSKFEAVADDIAEKNERGQPVLVGTTSVEKSEYLSKLLVKRGVPHEVLNAKQHHREALIIAKAGRKGAVTVATNMAGRGTDIVLGGNPDIIADEVLRERGLDPVEHSEEYEAAWAKVLEEVTAESEAEAEEVIAAGGLYVLGTERHESRRIDNQLRGRSGRQGDPGESRFYLSLGDDLMRRFNAAMVERVMTTMRLPDDVPIEHKIVSRAIKSAQTQVEQQNMEIRKNVLKYDEVLNQQRKVIYGERRRVLEGEDLRDQVEHMLRDVVSAYVDGATAEGYAEDWDHEKLWTALKTLYPVGVSWEEIVEEDDDVDADRLREILLDDAAKAYANREAEIDAKVGEGAMRELERRVVLSVLDRKWREHLYEMDYLKEGIGLRAMAQRDPLVEYQREGFDMFNAMLESLKEEAVGFLFNLQVEQAEPTPQPQPSPAAVPAPAGGDGQRAAASGGRHARQVPPQPQPEPAPAALRGKGLDGGGSAPQALTFSGPSEGGGVQSRGTGDGSDEEGGGSAAGGTRRERRAAARQQAKKNKKGARR from the coding sequence ATGCTTCTGAACCGCCTGCTCCGCGCGGGCGAGGGCAAGATGGTCAAGCGGCTACGCCGCATCGCCGACCACATCAACACCCTCGAGGACGACGTCAAGGACCTCTCCGACGCTGAACTCCAGGCCAAGACCGACGAGTTCCGCAAGCGCCACTCCGAAGGAGAGTCACTGGACGACCTGCTCCCGGAGGCGTTCGCCGTAGCGCGGGAGGCGGCCAAGCGTGTGCTCGGGCAGCGTCCCTTCGACGTACAGCTGATGGGCGCCGCCGCGCTCCACCTCGGCCAGGTCGCCGAGATGAAGACCGGTGAGGGCAAGACGCTCACCAGCGTGCTGGCGGTCTACCTCAACGCCATCTCCGGCAAGGGCGTCCACGTCGTCACCACCAACGACTACCTCGCCAAGCGCGACTCCGAGTGGATGGGCCGTATCCATCGGTTCCTCGGCCTGGAAGTGGGTGCGATCCTCTCCGAGCTGCCTCCCTCCGCGCGACGCGAGGCGTACCACGCGGATGTCACCTATGGCACCAACAACGAGTTCGGCTTCGACTATCTGCGCGACAACATGGCGTGGAGCCTCGACGACTGTGTGCAGCGCGGCCACAACTTCGCGATCGTCGACGAGGTTGACTCGATCCTCATCGACGAGGCACGCACCCCGCTGATCATTTCCGGGCCCGCCGACCAGTCGTCGCGCTGGTACACCGAGTTCGCGCGCATGGCGCCGCTGATGAAGAAGGACGTCCACTACGAGGTGGACGAGCGCAAGCGCGCCGTTGGTGTCACCGAGCAGGGTGTCGAGTTCGTCGAGGACCAGCTCGGGATCGACAACCTCTACGAGGCGGCCAACACCCCGCTGGTGGGTTTCCTGAACAACGCGTTGAAGGCCAAGGAGCTCTACCACCGCGACAAGGAGTACATCGTCCGCAACGGCGAGGTGCTCATCGTGGACGAGTTCACCGGCCGCATCCTGGCCGGTCGCCGGTTCAACGAAGGCATGCACCAGGCGATCGAGGCCAAGGAAGGCGTGGAGATCAAGGCGGAGAACCAGACCCTCGCCACGATCACCCTGCAGAACTATTTCCGGCTCTACGACAAGCTCGCGGGCATGACCGGTACCGCCGAAACCGAGGCGGCGGAGTTCCACCAGACTTACAAGCTCGGCGTGGTGCCGATCCCGACGAACAAGCCGATGGTCCGGGCCGACCAGGCCGACCTGATCTACAAGACGGAGCAGTCCAAGTTCGAGGCCGTAGCTGACGACATCGCCGAGAAGAACGAGCGTGGCCAGCCGGTACTCGTCGGCACCACCAGCGTCGAGAAGTCGGAGTACCTGTCCAAACTGCTCGTCAAGCGGGGCGTCCCGCACGAGGTGCTCAACGCCAAGCAGCACCACCGTGAGGCGCTGATCATCGCCAAGGCCGGTCGCAAGGGTGCGGTCACCGTCGCCACCAACATGGCAGGCCGCGGTACCGACATCGTGCTCGGCGGCAACCCCGACATCATCGCCGACGAGGTGCTGCGCGAGCGTGGTCTCGACCCGGTGGAGCACTCCGAGGAGTACGAGGCGGCCTGGGCGAAGGTGCTTGAGGAGGTCACCGCCGAATCGGAGGCCGAGGCCGAGGAGGTCATCGCCGCGGGCGGTCTCTACGTGCTCGGCACGGAACGCCACGAATCCCGGCGCATCGACAACCAGTTGCGTGGTCGTTCCGGCCGTCAGGGTGACCCAGGCGAGTCCCGCTTCTACCTCTCCCTCGGCGACGACCTGATGCGCCGATTCAACGCGGCGATGGTGGAACGAGTCATGACCACCATGCGGCTGCCCGACGACGTGCCGATCGAGCACAAGATCGTCAGCAGGGCGATCAAGAGCGCTCAGACGCAGGTCGAGCAGCAGAACATGGAGATCCGCAAGAACGTCCTGAAGTACGACGAGGTGCTCAACCAGCAGCGCAAGGTCATCTACGGCGAGCGCCGCAGGGTGCTCGAGGGTGAGGATCTGCGCGACCAGGTCGAGCACATGCTGCGCGACGTCGTCTCCGCCTACGTCGACGGCGCCACCGCCGAGGGCTACGCCGAGGACTGGGACCACGAGAAGCTGTGGACGGCGCTCAAGACGCTCTACCCGGTGGGTGTCAGCTGGGAGGAGATCGTCGAGGAGGACGACGACGTAGACGCCGACCGGCTGCGGGAGATCCTGCTCGACGACGCCGCGAAGGCCTATGCCAACCGTGAGGCCGAGATCGACGCGAAGGTCGGCGAGGGCGCGATGCGCGAACTCGAGCGGCGGGTCGTGCTGTCGGTGCTCGACCGTAAGTGGCGCGAGCACCTCTACGAGATGGACTACCTGAAGGAAGGCATCGGCCTGCGGGCGATGGCCCAGCGCGACCCACTCGTGGAGTACCAGCGCGAGGGCTTCGACATGTTCAACGCGATGCTGGAGTCGCTGAAGGAAGAAGCGGTCGGCTTCCTGTTCAACCTGCAGGTCGAGCAGGCCGAACCGACTCCGCAGCCGCAGCCGTCCCCGGCGGCGGTACCCGCTCCCGCGGGCGGGGACGGCCAGCGTGCCGCCGCCTCAGGCGGGCGGCATGCCCGGCAGGTGCCGCCGCAGCCACAGCCGGAGCCGGCCCCCGCCGCGCTGCGGGGCAAGGGCCTGGACGGTGGCGGCTCCGCGCCTCAGGCCCTGACCTTCTCCGGGCCGTCCGAGGGTGGTGGCGTGCAGTCCCGTGGCACCGGCGACGGCAGCGACGAGGAAGGCGGAGGGTCGGCCGCGGGTGGTACCAGGCGGGAACGCCGCGCAGCCGCCCGGCAGCAGGCGAAGAAGAACAAGAAGGGCGCCCGCCGCTAG
- a CDS encoding Rv3235 family protein: protein MRTNSARSGLLPLTPYEPVNRGGPAPGPAVPEGQLTIDELLEEARQRDAEGEPLPELGRRAIHGVLAALLEVHTGRRPLAQLAGWLAPALFHALRVRTRASATRYGLRHIHICRPSERTVEVCGTAYAYGRASAVAARFEHGDQGWRCTSFTVLAPRRRMR from the coding sequence ATGCGGACGAACTCGGCGAGAAGCGGACTGCTTCCGCTCACCCCGTACGAGCCGGTCAACCGGGGCGGCCCCGCGCCCGGTCCTGCGGTACCGGAGGGGCAGCTGACGATCGATGAGCTGCTGGAGGAGGCGCGGCAGCGAGACGCGGAGGGTGAGCCACTGCCGGAACTCGGCCGACGTGCGATTCACGGGGTACTGGCCGCATTGCTCGAGGTCCACACGGGACGGCGGCCGCTGGCCCAGCTCGCGGGGTGGCTGGCGCCCGCGCTGTTCCACGCGCTTCGTGTCCGCACCCGCGCCAGCGCGACACGCTACGGATTGCGACACATACACATCTGCCGCCCGTCGGAGCGCACCGTGGAAGTGTGCGGGACTGCCTACGCCTACGGCCGGGCGTCCGCCGTTGCGGCCCGGTTCGAACACGGTGACCAGGGATGGCGCTGCACCTCGTTCACCGTGCTGGCCCCGCGCAGGCGGATGCGGTGA
- a CDS encoding HAD family hydrolase: protein MLKGIVVDYAGVLTDAEASRLFAALHLARGHGMRTALLSNADGGGLVRDRLAPWFDAMVFSGEVGLAKPDVEVYRLVARRLGLTPGECAFVDDSAGNVAGAVAAGMAGVRHVSVEQTLTELAVLFTGVVPGIA, encoded by the coding sequence GTGCTGAAGGGGATCGTCGTCGACTACGCGGGTGTTCTCACCGACGCTGAGGCGTCCCGCCTGTTTGCCGCGCTGCACCTTGCCCGCGGCCATGGGATGCGCACCGCGCTGCTGTCCAACGCCGATGGCGGCGGGCTGGTGCGCGACCGGCTCGCACCGTGGTTCGACGCGATGGTGTTCTCCGGTGAGGTAGGGCTGGCCAAGCCCGATGTCGAGGTGTATCGGCTCGTCGCGCGACGGCTGGGCCTGACGCCGGGGGAATGCGCGTTCGTGGACGACTCGGCGGGCAACGTCGCCGGCGCGGTGGCCGCGGGTATGGCTGGTGTGCGGCACGTGTCGGTGGAACAGACGTTGACCGAGTTGGCCGTGCTCTTCACCGGTGTTGTGCCCGGAATCGCCTGA